In the Campylobacter sputorum subsp. sputorum genome, CTTATTTTAGAAATTTAAAACAAAATATTTAGCAATTAAAAACCAGAATTTGTATGTTTTATACCAACAAAATCTTTTCTTAAAACCAAATAACCTTCATGTAAATTTGATAAAATTTCTTTAAATTTACAATCTATCATATTTTCAACAAGTCTTTTAGCATGTTCAGGAAAAATTTCAATTTCAAAATATCTACTTAAATTTCCTATCTTAAATTTAATGTATTCATTTGGCGAATTTAAAATTTTTTCATATTCCTCATCGCTTATTTCTAAAATTTTTTCACTAAAATCTATAGTTCCAACACCATGTCCTATGCATGTAGAAAAAATTTTTATCTGAGAAGCTTTACTAGTATTTATCTTTTCTCCATCAAGATGTCTTTTTGTAAGTTTATGAACTTCTACCATTTTTCTGCACCAAATGCACTATTTAGCTCTATTTTGTCTTCATCTTCGCAAGATATGTATTTTATATAAACTTCATTGTGCAATATACCCAAGCACTCAGCATATCTAGGATCTTCTTCGTTTTGCATTGCTTTTATGATAGATTTTTTTGTTTCTTTTGGATCTTTTGGGTCTTTACTATCTTTTATAGCATCTAAATACTTATCATAAAGCTTTCTACCAAAAATATAACTCATCAACCTTTTTGCATGAACCAACAAATCTCTTTCAAAAAGTATATTATCAAGCACAGAATCTTCAACAATTAAAGGCATTTTTTCTTCTTTTTCAAAACTAATTTTTTTTAGTTTTTGATCCATTACACCAAGAGCCGAAGTTAAGCCATAAATAATACTAGCAGGATGTGGCGGACAGCCTGGTATATAAACATCAACAGGAATTATCTTATCAACGCCGCTTAAAACACTATAACAATCATAAAATATACCGCCACTTGAACCACAAGCACCAAGAGCGACTACAAGTTTTGGATCAGGAGCAGCCTCATAAGCTCGCAAAAGCGGGTAATACATCTGCCTTGTAACAGGACCAGAACATAGCAAAATATCTGCATGTCTTGGATTTGCAACTAGCTTAAAACCAAATCTCTCAGGATCCCACATAGGCGTAATTGCAGCAAATGTTTCTATTTCACAGCCATTGCAACTACCACAATCTATCCTAAAAACGCTAAAACTTCTACCAATTATTTTAAGAAGTTTTAATTTATCTTCAAGAGCATTTGCATCTTTTATATTTTGAGGAACTTCATAAATTTTCATTTTACCTCTGCTCCATTTGTTTTAGTAAAATTATCAACAGTCATATTTTTTTTACATTCTGGACATATGTGTAAATACATTTTTGCATCTTCTAACCTTTTTGGTGTTAAATTTGCTTTACTAAGTCTTAAAAAACTATACTCAACAAGTCTTTTTGTGCTAAAAACTTTACCGCATTTTTCACAACACTCTACTTCAAGTTCACCTCTTTGAATTAAAGCTGATTTATCAAATTTAACAGCCAATTCAAACTCATCACTAAGCCTTATAGCTCCAGTTGGACAAACCTCATCGCAACGACCACAAAATATACACCTAGCACAATTAAATTCCCATATCAATTTTGTTTTATCATTATTGAGTTTTATGGTTATAGCATTTGGCGGACAAGCTATACCGCAAGCTGCACAACCTATGCAAATCTCATACTTATAAAGCGGTCTTCCGCGAAAATTATTTGCTACTTCATATGGTTCAAATGGATATTTATGAGTGCTTTTTCCATATTTTTCTGTTATATCAAGAAGTTTCATCATCTTAAATCCTTTAAAGGATTATTTTTTAAAGTTTTACAAAATTCTTTTAAATCTTTGTTTGTCAAAATCTTTGTTTTATGTGTTTTTATATCTACTAAAGTTATTCTTTCTGTGCAAGAATAACAAGGATCCAAACTACAGACTATAAGAGCAGCATCTGCTATTGTATTCCCATGAAACTGAAATCTCAAACTTGGCCAATTGTTATAAGTTGCAGCCCTACATCTCCAACGATACACCTTTTGAGCACTTCCTTGCATAATCCAATGAACATTTTCACCCCTTGGTGCCTCAACATAAGCTAGTGCATAATTTTCAGGTTTTATTCTAAGTTTAGGATCTTCAATAATAGCAGTTTGCGGCATTAGCTCAAAACACTGGCGTATTATACTAACTGAGCTTTTTAGCTCTTTATATCTAACAGTAAGCCTTGAAAGAACATCTCCACCATGCTCAACTGCTACATCAAATTTAATTTTCTTAAAAAAATCATATGGATGATCGTATCTGGTGTCTCTTTTTATGCCACTTCCTCTTATATTTGGACCAACTGCTGAAAAATCTCTTGCTATTTGCTTATCAAGTATACCAACACCTTTCCAGCGTTTTATCTGCCTTTTATCATCCATTACAGCATCCCAAATTTCATCAACTTGAGTATCTATGGTTTGTAAAATTTTAAGGCTTTCTTTTATTTCTACACCAGTTATGTCGCGTCTTAAACCACCCATTACAACACTACCATAAGTTTTTCTACCGCCAGTTACAAGTTCTGCTAATTTCATAGAATACTCACGAATTCTAAATATATGCATAAAAGCCGTATAGTTTCCTGTTACCTCACAGGCTAAGCCTATATTTAAAAGATGAGAATGAAGTCTTTCTATCTCAGAACATATAACTCTTATAGCTTGAGCACGAGCTGGAATTTCTAAATTTATAGCTTTTTCAGCAGCTTCAATACACGCTATTGCATGTGCGTAACCACAAATTCCACAAACTCTCTCGGCAAGATAACCCATTTGATCATAATTCATTCTATTTTCTGCTAGTTTTTCCATACCGCGATGTTGATAAAACAACCTATAATCAGCATCTACTATCATATCTCCATCACAAAAAAGTCTAAAATGCCCTGGTTCATCAGCCGTAACATGAAGCGGACCAAGAGGAATATCAGTAACATTTGCACCTTGTGGTCTTAAAAACTCGTATTCTGGTTCATTTTGATGTTCCAACATATCAGGTCTGTATCTATAATCCATAGAATCTTTTCTAAGCGGAAAAAGATCATTTGGCCAATCATCGCTTAAAACAAGTCTTCTTTTATCAGGAAGTCCCTCGGCAACAAGCCCAAACATATCATAAGCTTCTCTTTCATACCAAACACAAGCTGGAACAAATGGAGTTACACTTGGATAAGTTGGATTTTCAGGTGGCACTAAAGCTTTTATAGTTACAAAACATTTCTCATCTTGTGCTATTTCGTCTTCATCGCTCATTTTTCCGCCCTCGATAGAAAGAGCATAATATAAAGCGTAGTTTTTGTTTATAGACCTCTCATCATTTGCAACCATTGTTGAAAGATAACCGCCCATATCATAATACATAAATCTAACAGCTTCTGGCAAATCATTAAGTTCTACCAAAGCAGTAACTTGATCTTCGCATTGTCTTGTTACCTCTAAAATTTTTACTCTTGTTTCTAGTGCTTGTATAAATTTATCACATTTCATCAAATTTCCTTAACGCATTATTATTTTTACGCTGTTATTTATTAGTTCTATAAAAACATCGAACTGCCATATACCAAAAGATATTACTAGCAAAGCAAGTAAAATAAGTGGTAAATTTTCAGCCAATGTCATCTCTTTTGCATATTTTACCTCGCCATTTACCTTACCAAAACTAGCTAGAAAAAAGTGCGAAAAATCTGCAATAAAAATAATAGCTAAAGCAATCGCAAAAAGAATCATTAAAATGTATTGCGAATTTAAAGCAGCTGCTTTAAATATCCAAAACTCACTAACAAAAATAGCAAATCCTGGTACACCAACCAAAGAGCATATTGATATACCAAACAAAACAGTTGTAAGTGGAGCTATTTTTATCATCGAGCCCATCTTAGTCATATCTTTTGTTCCATAAATTTTTGCCATATTTCCAGTTACGCAAAACGCTAAAGCCTTTGTAAAACTATGTGCCATGCAGTGAAAAATAGCTGCAAATATACCTATAAAACTACCCACTCCAAGACCAAATGCGATAACGCCCATATGAACTATAGAGTGATAAGCAAACATTCTTTTTACATCGTGTTGACGTATAAGAAAAAATCCTGCAACAAAAAGTGTAATAAGACCAGAAACAACCATTATAGTTTGCACGAAATCAAATCCAATGCCTTTTCCAACAATTGCATAATACTTTATGAGACCAAGCATTGCACATTTTAATAAAATTCCAGATAACAAAGCAGAAGTTGGTGCAGGCCCTTGTGCATGGACATCTGGAAGCCAAGTATGAGTTGGGACAAGACCGGCTTTTGTTCCAAAGCCAATTAATGCAAATATAAAAATAAGTTTAAGTGCGTCTTGATTTAAATTTTCAGCATTTTCAAGTAAATTTGTAAAAAGCATACTATCGCCGCTAATGTTATTGTTGCCAGCACAATAAAGCAAAATTGTCGCATAAAGTGCAAATGCTAGTCCTATACTGCATATTACTATGTATTTATATCCACTTTCAGTTGATTTTTTATCTTTATTTACAGCAACTAAAAATACAGAAGATAGAGTTGTTGCCTCAATAGCTGCCCACATAAATGCGATATTGTTACAAACTACACTTAAAGTCATTGTGAAAGTAAAAATAAAAGTAAGTGAAAAGTAGTTTTTTAACTGGCGTAATGTTATATGCTCAGCTTCAATCTCCCATTTCATATATGAGCTCATGTAAAGATTAACTAAAAAGCCAGTTATTGCAATCAAAGATAAAAATATAGCTCCAAGAGAATCTAAAAATAAAAACTCATTAAAATAAGAAATATAGTCATTTTTTACAACAAGTCCAACCGCACATAATAAAAAAGCCGATATCAAAGTATTAAATGCTATATGTAAATTTTGTAAAACTTTAAAATTTAAAGGCGAAAAAAACATAGTTACACCAAATATCACTGGTAAAATCAAAATCAAAACTAAAATATTCATTTATCAACCTTTTAAATTTATAGCTTTAGATGTATCAAGCGTTTCATATATTTTGTAATACCTCTTAGCCAAAATTCCCATTATTACGACTGCAAATACAGCATCTGTTAAAATCCCAACTTCAACTATCTCATGGGCATTATACGCCATAAGCGCTAGACTAAGATGAATTCCATTTTCAAATAAACAATAAGACAAAATCTGCTTTATAAAAGAATTTCTTAGTATAAAACCAAAAACGCCTATCATAAATATAAAAGATGCTCCAAACATAGAAATACTTTCTTTAAATATAGAAAACTCCATGAAAACCTTATATAACATCATAGAAACTGCCAAAGAAAAACTAAGAGCGATGATTGGCGATATAAAAAATCCACCCACTGGCTCAACTTCATTTATAACGCCAATTCTTTTAACAAGTCTTAGTAAAAACCATGGAACAAAAACTACTTTTATAAAAAATGCTGTTATTGCCCATATTATAAGTTCTTTTGCATCGTATTTAAAATATAAACATACAAATATACTAACAAGTATAAGCGTTTGAAAAGCATACATTTTTATACTTTGATTATATTTTCTTAAGCTAAATACACAAAAGCTCGTTATCATCATTAATATGGCTAAAATATTTATTAAATTTACCATTCTAAACTCCAAGTATAAAACAAAAAATAGCACTACAAGCTATCGCAAATGGAAAAATAAGAGTTTTTCTCACACCCTTACTCATAGTAAATCTTGGTCCAAAGTTATCTATAAAAACAACTAAAACATATAAAATTCCAATCTCCAATATAAAAACTATCAGAGCTAATATCGGATTATCAAAATTCCAAGGCTCAAAAATAACAAGAAAAAGCCCGAGCATACTAAACTGCTTAAGCATTAAAGAAAGTCCCATTATAGAAAGGTCTTTTCCGCTGTATTCGCCTAAAACTCCTTCTTGAAGTTCTTGCTCTGCTTCTGCTAAATCATAAGGTTTTCTGCCTGTTTCAACATACATCATCCATATAAATGCAGTTGAAGCTATAGCAAAAGATGGTATGAAATATCCATACTCACCAGCTCTAATCGCATTTGAAATTTCTACTAAATTTGAAGTTCCAATGCCAAGCATTACAACAATAAGACACATTATAACTATGCATTCAGAATATACCCCAATGGTAGCTTCTCTGCTTGAACCAACTGCCCCAAAAGCATTTCCAGTATCTATACCAGATATTATAAAAATAAATCTAAACATAGCTGCAAGATATATAAAAAGCAAAACATCTGAAATACGGGCAAAATATGAATCAGCTCCATAAGTAACAGGCAATAAACAAAACATCATTGCGCTTGATAAAAAGAGTAAATATGGTGAAATTTGATATATCAAACTTGAGCATTCTGGTTTTGTTCTGCCCCTTTTTGCCAACTTTAAAATATCATAATATGTTTGAAAGATATTTGGTCCTATACGGGATTGAAATTTAGCCCTAAGTTTCCTAGCTATTCCATCAAATAAAGGCGCTACTAAAAATGCACTAAAAAGTTGTAAAAGTATTAATAAAAAATCCATATTTTTCCTTACAAATAGTGATACACAAAAACAACCATCAAACAAAGATACAAGAGTATATAAACAGCATATAAATTTGTTCTGCCATTTTGAAATATACCGATCTTATCAGCTACTAATACACAAAATTTAATAACAGGATTATATGCATTATCCCATATTAAATCATACATTTTACTTGTGTATTTAACCCTAGAAAAGTATCCGTCCATCTCAATTTCACGCTTATTTTTAAATAAAAATCTAAGTGCTTTTTTAAGATCTCCTGTAAATGAATCTGAGTTTGTTTGCATTGATTTATTATAAATAAAACCACAAGCCCATGGTTTGCATATTCTATGTGGGGAATTGTTTGCTTTTAATATCACAAAAAGCAAAAATGGGATTATGCAAAATATAGATAATACTACTAAAAATAGCGGCAATAATACAAAATCTTTTGTTGATAAATTTTCTACACCTAAATTTATACTAAAATCCACAACATCTAAAAGTATTTTTACAACATCTATCATAAATACACCTAGACAAATCGCTATAATGGCTAAAAGTATAAGCGGAAAAAGCATTATCTTGCCAACTTCTCTTGCATTTTGAGCTATATTTTCATTTCTGGCATACCCTAAAAATATCACTCCAAAAGTTTTAGAAAATGCCATTATAGCAAGTGCTCCAGCAATACCCAATCCAACTATACCAAGCATTGAGAAAAACCTAACTCCAATGCCATTATTTGCACCGCTTGCTATAAAACTTTTATATATTATCCACTCACTTGCAAAGCCATTAAATGGCGGCACTGCACAAACACAAAGTGTGGCTATAAAAAACAGTGTTGCACTAACTGGCATTTTTTTACCAAGACCGCCAAGATCATTCATATCTTTTGAATGCGTTGCATGGTAGATATTTCCACAAAGCATAAATATAAGTGACTTAAAAACACTATGGTTTAATATATGAAAAAGCACACCTATCAAACCAATCAAAGTTACATAAGGTAAATTTTGGCTAATCCCATAATAACTTACCCCAATACCTAGAAAAATTATACCGATATTTTCTGATGAACTATAAGCAGTAACTACTTTATAATAGTTTGAAAATACAGCATATAATACACTAAAAACAGCGCCTATGGCTCCAAAAAATATTAACATATATGCAAAATAAGTTGATATAGGAAGCATTAATGTAAATTTAATAAATGCAAAAAGCGGAACTTTTATCATAATTCCGCTCATTAAAGCAGAGATGTTTGATGGTGCTGCTGGATGAGCTAAAGGAAGCCAAACATGAAAAGGCCAAAGACCGGCTTTTGAAGCACATCCTATAAAAAGTAAAATAAAAATACCAAAACAAGAAAAAGTTGATAATTCTAAATTTCCAAATTTAGAAAACTCGAAAGTTCCAGCCAAACTTCCCATTATAATAAGTGCCATCATCAAACAAAATGCACCTATTTGAGATATACCAAGATATATCATAACACTTCTTGAAGAATCTTTTTGTTCATTTATCATAATCAAAAATGCAGAAATCAGCGTCATTAGCTCCCATAAAAGCATAAATGAAAAAACTCCATCACTGGCTACAACCAAAAGCATTGATAACACAAAAGCACTATATAAAGATGTAAATACCGCTAAATTTGCTTTTTTTACATAACTTTTAGCATATTCTATACTATATAACGATACAGCAAAAGATATCAAGCATATAACAAAACTAAAGAAATTTCCAAGCGGTTCTAGTCTAAATTTGGGATTTGATATGAATTTTCCACAAAGTTCGAAACTCATAACTTGATTTAAATTTATAAAAAAATATATCGCACCATACAGTGTTACTAAAGCTGTTGCAAAAAAGCCTATTTTTTGAGATAATAATGGTTTTTTATATAGTAAAATCGATACTATAGAAATACAAAAAAGTAGTAAATATATATTTTGCATTAGTTTTCTCCATTATTGTTTTTAGTAGGCTCTTCTGGTTTATTTTCAGTTGCTTCTTTTACAACCTTAGGCTTTTTTGGCTCTACCACTGGTATATTTTGTATATCAATATCCGGAAGTATTTTCTTTAAAAACCCACTCATATCGGCTTTTAATTTTTTACCAAATTTGGCCTCAGCGTTTATAGGATCTACAAAAACTAAAGCCCCTTTTGGACAAATTTCCACACACGCTGGACCATCATCTCTTCCACTACACAAATCACATTTTAAAGCTATACTTTTTAAACCACTAACACAGCCAACTTCCAAATTTACCTCTGCCTCATCTTTGATAGATGGCTGAATTTCGCCATTTATTTCTATAGCCCCATAAGGACAGGCTATAGTACAAAGCTTACAACCTATACAAAGTTCTTCATGAACCTCAACGCAGTTATTTACTATGCGAAGAGTTGAAGTTGGGCATACATTTGCACATGGTGCATCATCACACTGCCTACATTGATTTGGCATTTTCCCACTATCAAGCGTTAAAACATCTAATCTACTTTTAGCTAGTCTTCCTCTGATATAAGCATTTTTTACGCAAGTTTTCATACAAGCATTACAAGCTACACATAACTCTGGGTTTGTTATAACAAATTTATTTATTTTTGACATATTATCATCTTTTATTAGCCTTATAAATTGGCTCTATTTTTTTAGCTATTATTTTTAAATCCTCTATCCTGCTTTGCGGAGATGGATGAGTTGATAAAAACTCTGGCTGAGATGAGCTACTAGCCGCAACCATTTTTTGCCACAACCTAACAGCACCATTTGGATCATATCCAGCCCTTGCAGCAAGTTCTATGCCCATTCTATCGGCTTCAACTTCATTTTCCCTTGAAAAAGGTAAGACAAAAGTATACTGGGCTGCAACATTTGCTAAATTTCCGCCAATTCCACTAAATTGAGATATAGCAAAAATTCCAAGTTGTTTTATCCTATCCCTGCTTGCTTGTTCTCTACTATGTTCTCTTAGTGCATGAGACATCTCATGACCTATAATTGCAGCAAGTTCATCATCATCCAAATTTAGCTTTGTAATGATTCCATCATAAACAACTATTTTTCCACCAGGCATACACCATGCATTTAAAATCGGTTGATTTATAACATTTACTTGCCAATCCCAATTTAACGCATCTTTCCTAAAAACTCCAACTTGAGATATTAAATTATTTGCTATACCTCTTACTCTTTTTGTTGTAAGATTATTATTGTTCAATACATTTTTTGATTTTGCATCTTGAAGAACTTTTGAGTAAGCTTGATTAGCACCTTGATTCATCTCATTTTCGCTTATTAAAAATAACTGTTTTCTATCACTACCAACCATTCCAG is a window encoding:
- a CDS encoding formate hydrogenlyase maturation HycH family protein gives rise to the protein MVEVHKLTKRHLDGEKINTSKASQIKIFSTCIGHGVGTIDFSEKILEISDEEYEKILNSPNEYIKFKIGNLSRYFEIEIFPEHAKRLVENMIDCKFKEILSNLHEGYLVLRKDFVGIKHTNSGF
- a CDS encoding NADH-quinone oxidoreductase subunit B family protein, with product MKIYEVPQNIKDANALEDKLKLLKIIGRSFSVFRIDCGSCNGCEIETFAAITPMWDPERFGFKLVANPRHADILLCSGPVTRQMYYPLLRAYEAAPDPKLVVALGACGSSGGIFYDCYSVLSGVDKIIPVDVYIPGCPPHPASIIYGLTSALGVMDQKLKKISFEKEEKMPLIVEDSVLDNILFERDLLVHAKRLMSYIFGRKLYDKYLDAIKDSKDPKDPKETKKSIIKAMQNEEDPRYAECLGILHNEVYIKYISCEDEDKIELNSAFGAEKW
- a CDS encoding formate hydrogenlyase complex iron-sulfur subunit, whose translation is MMKLLDITEKYGKSTHKYPFEPYEVANNFRGRPLYKYEICIGCAACGIACPPNAITIKLNNDKTKLIWEFNCARCIFCGRCDEVCPTGAIRLSDEFELAVKFDKSALIQRGELEVECCEKCGKVFSTKRLVEYSFLRLSKANLTPKRLEDAKMYLHICPECKKNMTVDNFTKTNGAEVK
- a CDS encoding hydrogenase large subunit; translated protein: MKCDKFIQALETRVKILEVTRQCEDQVTALVELNDLPEAVRFMYYDMGGYLSTMVANDERSINKNYALYYALSIEGGKMSDEDEIAQDEKCFVTIKALVPPENPTYPSVTPFVPACVWYEREAYDMFGLVAEGLPDKRRLVLSDDWPNDLFPLRKDSMDYRYRPDMLEHQNEPEYEFLRPQGANVTDIPLGPLHVTADEPGHFRLFCDGDMIVDADYRLFYQHRGMEKLAENRMNYDQMGYLAERVCGICGYAHAIACIEAAEKAINLEIPARAQAIRVICSEIERLHSHLLNIGLACEVTGNYTAFMHIFRIREYSMKLAELVTGGRKTYGSVVMGGLRRDITGVEIKESLKILQTIDTQVDEIWDAVMDDKRQIKRWKGVGILDKQIARDFSAVGPNIRGSGIKRDTRYDHPYDFFKKIKFDVAVEHGGDVLSRLTVRYKELKSSVSIIRQCFELMPQTAIIEDPKLRIKPENYALAYVEAPRGENVHWIMQGSAQKVYRWRCRAATYNNWPSLRFQFHGNTIADAALIVCSLDPCYSCTERITLVDIKTHKTKILTNKDLKEFCKTLKNNPLKDLR
- a CDS encoding proton-conducting transporter transmembrane domain-containing protein, with product MNILVLILILPVIFGVTMFFSPLNFKVLQNLHIAFNTLISAFLLCAVGLVVKNDYISYFNEFLFLDSLGAIFLSLIAITGFLVNLYMSSYMKWEIEAEHITLRQLKNYFSLTFIFTFTMTLSVVCNNIAFMWAAIEATTLSSVFLVAVNKDKKSTESGYKYIVICSIGLAFALYATILLYCAGNNNISGDSMLFTNLLENAENLNQDALKLIFIFALIGFGTKAGLVPTHTWLPDVHAQGPAPTSALLSGILLKCAMLGLIKYYAIVGKGIGFDFVQTIMVVSGLITLFVAGFFLIRQHDVKRMFAYHSIVHMGVIAFGLGVGSFIGIFAAIFHCMAHSFTKALAFCVTGNMAKIYGTKDMTKMGSMIKIAPLTTVLFGISICSLVGVPGFAIFVSEFWIFKAAALNSQYILMILFAIALAIIFIADFSHFFLASFGKVNGEVKYAKEMTLAENLPLILLALLVISFGIWQFDVFIELINNSVKIIMR
- the hyfE gene encoding hydrogenase 4 membrane subunit, yielding MVNLINILAILMMITSFCVFSLRKYNQSIKMYAFQTLILVSIFVCLYFKYDAKELIIWAITAFFIKVVFVPWFLLRLVKRIGVINEVEPVGGFFISPIIALSFSLAVSMMLYKVFMEFSIFKESISMFGASFIFMIGVFGFILRNSFIKQILSYCLFENGIHLSLALMAYNAHEIVEVGILTDAVFAVVIMGILAKRYYKIYETLDTSKAINLKG
- a CDS encoding respiratory chain complex I subunit 1 family protein, whose protein sequence is MDFLLILLQLFSAFLVAPLFDGIARKLRAKFQSRIGPNIFQTYYDILKLAKRGRTKPECSSLIYQISPYLLFLSSAMMFCLLPVTYGADSYFARISDVLLFIYLAAMFRFIFIISGIDTGNAFGAVGSSREATIGVYSECIVIMCLIVVMLGIGTSNLVEISNAIRAGEYGYFIPSFAIASTAFIWMMYVETGRKPYDLAEAEQELQEGVLGEYSGKDLSIMGLSLMLKQFSMLGLFLVIFEPWNFDNPILALIVFILEIGILYVLVVFIDNFGPRFTMSKGVRKTLIFPFAIACSAIFCFILGV
- a CDS encoding proton-conducting transporter transmembrane domain-containing protein, whose protein sequence is MQNIYLLLFCISIVSILLYKKPLLSQKIGFFATALVTLYGAIYFFINLNQVMSFELCGKFISNPKFRLEPLGNFFSFVICLISFAVSLYSIEYAKSYVKKANLAVFTSLYSAFVLSMLLVVASDGVFSFMLLWELMTLISAFLIMINEQKDSSRSVMIYLGISQIGAFCLMMALIIMGSLAGTFEFSKFGNLELSTFSCFGIFILLFIGCASKAGLWPFHVWLPLAHPAAPSNISALMSGIMIKVPLFAFIKFTLMLPISTYFAYMLIFFGAIGAVFSVLYAVFSNYYKVVTAYSSSENIGIIFLGIGVSYYGISQNLPYVTLIGLIGVLFHILNHSVFKSLIFMLCGNIYHATHSKDMNDLGGLGKKMPVSATLFFIATLCVCAVPPFNGFASEWIIYKSFIASGANNGIGVRFFSMLGIVGLGIAGALAIMAFSKTFGVIFLGYARNENIAQNAREVGKIMLFPLILLAIIAICLGVFMIDVVKILLDVVDFSINLGVENLSTKDFVLLPLFLVVLSIFCIIPFLLFVILKANNSPHRICKPWACGFIYNKSMQTNSDSFTGDLKKALRFLFKNKREIEMDGYFSRVKYTSKMYDLIWDNAYNPVIKFCVLVADKIGIFQNGRTNLYAVYILLYLCLMVVFVYHYL
- a CDS encoding 4Fe-4S dicluster domain-containing protein, with the translated sequence MSKINKFVITNPELCVACNACMKTCVKNAYIRGRLAKSRLDVLTLDSGKMPNQCRQCDDAPCANVCPTSTLRIVNNCVEVHEELCIGCKLCTIACPYGAIEINGEIQPSIKDEAEVNLEVGCVSGLKSIALKCDLCSGRDDGPACVEICPKGALVFVDPINAEAKFGKKLKADMSGFLKKILPDIDIQNIPVVEPKKPKVVKEATENKPEEPTKNNNGEN
- a CDS encoding M48 family metallopeptidase — encoded protein: MKKLIIVLPFLILLFVGCSSSTSAGMVGSDRKQLFLISENEMNQGANQAYSKVLQDAKSKNVLNNNNLTTKRVRGIANNLISQVGVFRKDALNWDWQVNVINQPILNAWCMPGGKIVVYDGIITKLNLDDDELAAIIGHEMSHALREHSREQASRDRIKQLGIFAISQFSGIGGNLANVAAQYTFVLPFSRENEVEADRMGIELAARAGYDPNGAVRLWQKMVAASSSSQPEFLSTHPSPQSRIEDLKIIAKKIEPIYKANKR